One Nicotiana tomentosiformis chromosome 4, ASM39032v3, whole genome shotgun sequence genomic window carries:
- the LOC138910316 gene encoding uncharacterized mitochondrial protein AtMg00820-like encodes MQDELHQFERNSVWHLVPRLADRTVIGTRWVFRNKLDEFGNTTRNKTMLVVHGYNQEEGIDYDEIFAPVARMKAIRILIAFASHMEFKLFKMDIKSAFLNGFLK; translated from the coding sequence ATGCAAGATGAGcttcatcaatttgagaggaacagtGTATGGCACCTGGTTCCTCGACTTGCTGACAGAACTGTCATAGGAACCAGGTGGGTatttagaaacaaacttgatgagtttggaaacacCACAAGAAATAAGACAATGTTAGTAGTTCATGggtacaatcaagaagaaggaattgactatgatgaaatttttgctccagttgctcgaatgAAGGCCATCAGAATCcttattgcctttgcatctcatatggaattcaaattatttaaaatggatatcaaaagtgcatttctgaatggcttTCTGAAATAA